The following proteins are co-located in the Deinococcus metallilatus genome:
- a CDS encoding glycosyltransferase family 2 protein, translating to MSGMQQAQAQETGARVAVVIPAFNEEETVAGVIRVARELTPEVVVASDGSSDRTAQVARDAGARVVELHENVGKGPALKAALEATTAEYVVMLDADLMGLTRDHLEQLLRPVRAGKLDMAIGVFEGGGFASDWGNKLTPHLSGQRACRRDWLLAVPRLGDERWPEPPITDHLRATGALWGYVELGQVRQVLKETKRGFWKGVSYRTKMYADLLTYKRRKRREG from the coding sequence ATGTCCGGGATGCAGCAGGCACAGGCGCAGGAAACAGGGGCGCGCGTGGCGGTCGTGATTCCCGCGTTCAACGAGGAGGAGACGGTCGCGGGCGTGATCCGGGTGGCGCGGGAACTCACGCCCGAGGTGGTCGTGGCGAGCGACGGCAGCAGCGACCGCACCGCGCAGGTCGCGCGGGACGCCGGGGCGCGGGTCGTGGAGCTGCACGAGAACGTGGGCAAGGGTCCGGCCCTCAAGGCTGCACTGGAGGCCACCACCGCCGAGTACGTGGTGATGCTGGACGCCGATCTGATGGGCCTGACGCGGGACCATCTGGAGCAGCTCCTGCGGCCCGTCCGGGCAGGCAAGCTGGACATGGCCATCGGCGTGTTCGAGGGGGGCGGCTTCGCCAGCGACTGGGGCAACAAACTCACGCCGCACCTCAGCGGGCAGCGGGCCTGCCGCCGCGACTGGCTGCTGGCCGTGCCGCGTCTGGGGGATGAACGCTGGCCCGAGCCGCCCATCACCGACCACCTGCGCGCGACCGGGGCGCTGTGGGGCTATGTGGAACTGGGCCAGGTCAGGCAGGTGCTCAAGGAAACCAAGCGCGGTTTCTGGAAGGGGGTCAGCTACCGCACGAAGATGTACGCCGACCTCCTCACCTACAAACGGCGGAAGCGGCGGGAGGGGTAG
- a CDS encoding TCR/Tet family MFS transporter — MPRSRPRPAPAFLFLFVTLVIDMLGMGLLIPVLPELVAQLVHDRGETAQVYGLLISLYALMQLLFSPVLGALSDAYGRRPVLLLSALGTALATLLMGLTPAPPGLLLARALAGMTSASVSTANAYVADISTAGNRAKNFGMVGAAFGLGLIAGPALGGLLGQVDLRLPFFFAAGLAFLNFLYGLLVLPESLLPTRRRPFGLAHLNPLCGLGMLCCFPGVPGLAVTLMLAGLAVQFSTSTWVLYTTARFGWAPGANGASLAVSGFLMVLVQMLLLGRVIRRLGERRTVVLSLLLGALSYVLYGLSSDGWMLYATMLIGVMLGLGGPALQAMLAARVPADAQGRVQGALASLNSLGAIVGPLVSTALFARFTGPAAPVPLPGIAFFAGSAVLLLGLVVFRRSARPPQGFATPSATGEPS; from the coding sequence ATGCCCAGGTCCCGCCCGCGCCCCGCTCCCGCATTCCTCTTTCTCTTCGTCACGCTCGTCATCGACATGCTGGGGATGGGCCTGCTGATTCCCGTCCTGCCGGAACTGGTGGCGCAACTCGTCCATGACCGGGGCGAGACGGCACAGGTGTACGGTCTACTGATCAGCCTCTACGCGCTGATGCAACTGCTGTTCTCGCCGGTTCTCGGTGCCCTCAGTGACGCTTACGGGCGCCGCCCGGTGCTGCTCCTCTCGGCGCTGGGGACCGCGCTGGCGACCCTGCTGATGGGCCTGACGCCCGCGCCGCCCGGGTTGCTGCTGGCCCGTGCGCTGGCCGGGATGACCAGCGCCAGCGTGTCCACTGCCAACGCCTACGTCGCCGACATCAGCACCGCCGGGAACCGCGCGAAGAACTTCGGCATGGTGGGCGCGGCCTTCGGGCTGGGCCTGATCGCGGGACCGGCCCTCGGCGGTCTGCTGGGCCAGGTGGACCTGCGGCTGCCCTTCTTCTTCGCGGCGGGCCTGGCCTTCCTGAACTTCCTGTACGGCCTGCTGGTGCTGCCCGAGTCCCTGCTGCCCACCCGGCGCCGCCCCTTCGGGCTGGCCCACCTCAACCCCCTGTGCGGTCTGGGGATGCTGTGCTGCTTCCCTGGTGTCCCGGGGCTGGCGGTGACCCTGATGCTGGCCGGGCTGGCCGTGCAGTTCAGCACGAGTACCTGGGTGCTGTACACCACCGCCCGCTTCGGCTGGGCACCCGGCGCGAACGGCGCCTCGCTGGCCGTGAGTGGCTTTCTGATGGTCCTGGTGCAGATGCTGCTGCTCGGGCGGGTCATCCGGAGGCTGGGGGAACGCCGCACGGTCGTCCTTTCCCTGCTGCTGGGCGCCCTGAGTTACGTGCTGTACGGTCTGTCCTCGGACGGCTGGATGCTGTACGCCACCATGCTGATCGGCGTGATGCTCGGGCTGGGCGGCCCCGCCCTCCAGGCCATGCTCGCCGCCAGAGTGCCCGCCGACGCGCAGGGCCGCGTCCAGGGGGCGCTCGCCAGCCTGAACAGTCTCGGTGCCATCGTCGGGCCGCTCGTCTCCACGGCGCTCTTTGCCCGGTTCACCGGACCAGCGGCGCCGGTGCCGCTTCCCGGCATCGCCTTTTTCGCCGGGAGTGCCGTGCTGTTGCTTGGCCTGGTCGTCTTCAGGCGGAGCGCGCGCCCCCCGCAGGGCTTCGCCACTCCCTCTGCCACAGGAGAACCCTCATGA
- a CDS encoding YrdB family protein: MKKNDVHFAPPDALSPAIWGVEQGPQDSSWRTNWLDLLAFGLELAALAALAGWGWQVGRWIPALGAPLAFALVWGTLLAPRARVHLPTAAHRVLKLTLFGLVGLAAGQVWGLVPAGVFLGLAALTVLVAPARRLQ, encoded by the coding sequence ATGAAGAAGAACGATGTTCACTTTGCGCCACCGGACGCCCTCTCCCCGGCTATTTGGGGGGTGGAGCAAGGGCCACAGGACTCTTCCTGGAGGACCAACTGGCTGGACCTGCTCGCGTTTGGGCTGGAACTCGCGGCACTGGCGGCGCTGGCGGGGTGGGGCTGGCAGGTGGGGAGGTGGATTCCGGCGCTGGGCGCACCGCTCGCCTTCGCCCTGGTGTGGGGAACGCTGCTCGCGCCGCGTGCCCGCGTCCATCTGCCCACCGCGGCTCACCGCGTCCTGAAACTCACGTTGTTCGGCCTGGTGGGGCTGGCGGCGGGGCAGGTCTGGGGACTGGTGCCCGCCGGAGTGTTCCTCGGGCTGGCGGCGCTGACCGTCCTCGTCGCGCCTGCCAGGAGGCTCCAATGA
- a CDS encoding M50 family metallopeptidase — translation MNVLQSIAAALTPLGLLWTLLIIGAATFLHELAHFALARWQGVAVKSFSVGMGPVLLRRVWRGTEWRLSLLPIGGYVEIDGMAPVEEPNGVYRQPTRGFAALPTWGKVAVLLAGPLMNLVLTIGLMTLTFASQGVPAPDRARIEAVLPNSRAGALGLQAGDVITAINGRDIPDTYTVNGQPHAGWESLRDTLATSGHKTLTVLRDGTARQVAFDWQARVNGVQQRLGIQYAPDVQPASLPAAFVTSLRTTGEAVPQLLRAFGGLFAKFFTLNLSQDQNVSGPIGTAQIVSQAAALSPWALVQVAVLLNLSLAFFNLIPIPGLDGGRILLVLVGALRGRPLTLAQEQAINVAGFAFVMLLMAFVVVRDVSRFF, via the coding sequence ATGAACGTCCTCCAGAGCATCGCGGCGGCCCTCACGCCCCTGGGGCTGCTGTGGACGCTGCTGATCATCGGCGCGGCGACCTTCCTGCACGAGCTGGCGCACTTCGCCCTCGCGCGCTGGCAGGGCGTGGCGGTGAAGTCCTTCAGCGTGGGGATGGGGCCGGTGCTGCTGCGGCGGGTCTGGCGCGGGACCGAGTGGCGCCTCAGCCTGCTGCCCATCGGCGGCTATGTGGAAATCGACGGGATGGCCCCGGTCGAAGAGCCAAACGGCGTCTACCGCCAGCCCACCCGCGGCTTCGCGGCGCTGCCGACCTGGGGCAAGGTCGCGGTGCTGCTCGCCGGGCCGCTGATGAATCTGGTGCTGACCATCGGCCTGATGACACTCACCTTCGCCTCGCAGGGGGTGCCCGCGCCAGACCGTGCGCGGATCGAGGCGGTGCTGCCGAACTCGCGGGCGGGGGCGCTGGGACTCCAGGCGGGGGACGTGATCACGGCGATCAACGGGCGCGACATCCCCGACACGTACACCGTGAACGGCCAGCCGCACGCCGGGTGGGAGAGCCTGCGCGATACGCTCGCCACGAGCGGGCACAAGACGCTGACCGTCCTGCGAGACGGTACGGCCCGCCAGGTCGCCTTCGACTGGCAGGCCCGCGTGAACGGCGTCCAGCAGCGCCTGGGGATTCAGTACGCCCCGGACGTGCAGCCCGCCAGCCTGCCCGCCGCCTTCGTCACCTCCCTGCGGACGACCGGGGAGGCCGTGCCGCAACTTCTGCGCGCTTTCGGCGGCCTTTTCGCCAAGTTCTTCACCCTGAATCTCTCTCAGGATCAGAATGTCAGCGGTCCCATAGGCACGGCGCAGATCGTGAGTCAGGCCGCCGCGCTGAGTCCCTGGGCCCTGGTGCAGGTGGCGGTCCTGCTCAACCTCTCGCTGGCCTTTTTCAACCTGATCCCGATTCCCGGCCTGGACGGCGGACGCATCCTGCTGGTGCTGGTGGGCGCGCTGCGAGGTCGCCCCCTCACGCTGGCGCAGGAACAGGCGATCAACGTGGCGGGCTTCGCCTTCGTGATGCTCTTGATGGCCTTTGTGGTGGTGCGGGATGTGAGCCGGTTTTTTTAG
- a CDS encoding TetR/AcrR family transcriptional regulator: MPYPAKLNPETILNAAQSLLEEGGPEALNMRSLAEGLSVRPSSLYRHYPGREGLLCALEQRAMLALRQALEAASQGLLPREALVAAAHAYLRYARLHPHLYALLLTPACGDPAQQASGKRLWNTLLALVGALSGHPDDTDHAVAFWTFLHGFAVLERSGMFGESGPRGGLQVGLDALLDHMAEAGRPA; this comes from the coding sequence ATGCCTTACCCTGCCAAACTCAACCCGGAAACCATCCTGAACGCGGCCCAGTCGCTTCTCGAAGAGGGGGGGCCGGAGGCGCTCAACATGCGGAGCCTGGCCGAAGGGTTGTCCGTGCGTCCCAGCAGCCTCTACCGGCACTACCCTGGCCGGGAGGGCCTGCTGTGCGCCCTGGAGCAGCGGGCCATGCTGGCTTTAAGGCAGGCCCTCGAAGCGGCCAGCCAGGGCCTGCTGCCGCGCGAGGCGCTGGTCGCCGCGGCCCACGCCTATCTCCGGTACGCGCGCCTGCACCCCCACCTGTACGCCCTGCTGCTGACGCCCGCTTGTGGCGACCCCGCCCAGCAGGCCAGCGGCAAGCGGCTGTGGAATACGCTCCTCGCTCTGGTCGGGGCACTCAGCGGCCACCCCGACGACACGGATCATGCGGTGGCCTTCTGGACCTTTTTGCATGGCTTCGCGGTGCTGGAACGCAGCGGCATGTTTGGGGAAAGTGGCCCGCGTGGTGGCCTCCAGGTCGGCCTGGACGCCCTGCTGGACCATATGGCGGAAGCGGGCCGCCCCGCCTGA
- a CDS encoding GIY-YIG nuclease family protein — MTSASRPYKGFTPRLGVYRVLHHRTGKMLIGHSAHLTGTLNRIRFQLDLGNHPNWSLQQDWNRDGADGFTFEVLDELTPLEPRADPTDDLQELLALWRENLRLRPGDEY, encoded by the coding sequence ATGACCTCCGCTTCCCGCCCCTACAAGGGCTTCACGCCGCGCCTCGGCGTCTACCGCGTCCTCCACCACCGCACGGGAAAAATGCTGATCGGCCACAGCGCGCACCTGACCGGCACCCTGAACCGCATCCGGTTTCAACTGGACCTGGGCAACCACCCTAACTGGTCGCTCCAGCAGGACTGGAACCGGGACGGCGCGGACGGCTTTACCTTCGAGGTGCTGGACGAACTCACGCCGCTGGAACCTCGGGCGGACCCCACGGATGACCTTCAGGAACTGCTCGCCCTCTGGCGCGAGAACCTGCGGCTCCGGCCCGGGGACGAGTACTGA
- a CDS encoding DUF2239 family protein, protein MDEPTTYTAFHGHRWLANGELRPLLTQVKAQLDELDPHLPLLIFEDRGGRQVDFNLRGTLEEVLEREAPLPRRAGPGRPKLGIVSREVSLLPRHWTWLEEQPGGASATLRRLIDEARKQNPEQERVRQAQTAADRFLGVMAGDLPGFEEASRALYARDLTRFEKHSQAWPEEIRAHALALAAPVFQASRSQEGTDPA, encoded by the coding sequence ATGGATGAGCCAACCACCTACACTGCCTTTCACGGTCACCGATGGCTTGCCAACGGCGAACTGCGTCCCCTGCTGACGCAGGTCAAGGCGCAACTGGACGAGCTTGACCCCCACCTCCCCCTCCTGATCTTCGAGGACCGCGGCGGCAGGCAGGTGGACTTCAATCTGCGAGGCACGCTGGAGGAGGTGCTGGAACGGGAAGCACCGCTGCCGAGGCGGGCCGGGCCGGGCCGTCCCAAACTGGGCATCGTGTCGCGGGAAGTCTCGCTGCTGCCCCGCCACTGGACCTGGCTGGAGGAACAGCCGGGGGGTGCCTCGGCCACCCTGCGCCGATTGATCGACGAGGCACGCAAACAGAACCCGGAGCAGGAGCGCGTGCGGCAGGCCCAGACCGCCGCCGACCGCTTTCTGGGTGTGATGGCGGGTGACCTCCCCGGTTTCGAGGAGGCGTCCCGCGCCCTGTACGCCCGCGACCTCACCCGGTTCGAGAAGCACAGCCAGGCCTGGCCCGAAGAGATTCGCGCGCACGCTCTGGCTCTGGCCGCCCCCGTCTTTCAGGCCAGCCGCAGTCAGGAGGGAACCGACCCCGCCTGA
- a CDS encoding arginine--tRNA ligase: protein MDLKAELKAAVERAAAELGAPVDVAIQETPANKPGDYGTPAAFQMAKALGQNPAQVAAQLAQQVQLPEGISRVEAAGPFLNFFVDVGAFVKGVVEEQALIPAQSGKVVIEHTSVNPNKELHVGHLRNVVLGDSIARIFRAAGHTVEVQNYIDDTGRQAAEALFAVNHYHRAWDGVQKYDHWLGEGYVRLNADPAKPALEEGISAVMHRLEAGELRPEIEKVVRAHLETCFRLGARYDLLNWESDVVGSGFLSSAMNILEKSRYTSHPQEGKYAGAFVMDVSEFMPGLEEPNVVLLRSDGTAMYAAKDIGYQFWKFGLFEGMKFKPFITDPEGHVVWTSAPDGEPDTRRRFGHAQEVINVIDSRQDHPQTVVRSSLGVAGEPEKQARSIHLSYAFVTLEGQTISGRRGIAVSADEAMDEAERRALAVLAEINPDLAAREDAAEIARRIGIGAIRFAMLKAEPTRKIDFRWEQALALNGDTAPYVQYAAVRAASILRKAQEAGYAIDGTGADWDALTDLDLTLAKMVAKLPEVVAQAVRVHSPHVVAQYALDLATAFNAWFNAKDKAGKPTTNVLQSPAGLREARLALVARLRQAFEETLDLIGIQVPAAM, encoded by the coding sequence ATGGACCTCAAGGCTGAACTCAAAGCCGCCGTCGAACGGGCCGCTGCCGAACTCGGGGCGCCGGTGGACGTGGCGATTCAGGAAACCCCGGCCAACAAGCCCGGCGACTACGGCACGCCCGCCGCCTTCCAGATGGCGAAGGCCCTGGGCCAGAACCCCGCCCAGGTCGCGGCCCAGCTCGCCCAGCAGGTGCAGCTCCCGGAGGGCATCTCGCGCGTGGAGGCGGCCGGGCCTTTCCTGAACTTCTTCGTGGACGTGGGCGCGTTCGTCAAGGGGGTGGTGGAGGAGCAGGCGCTGATTCCGGCGCAGAGCGGCAAGGTCGTGATCGAACATACCTCCGTCAACCCCAACAAGGAATTGCACGTCGGCCACCTGCGGAACGTGGTGCTGGGAGACAGCATCGCCCGCATTTTCCGCGCGGCGGGGCACACGGTCGAGGTTCAGAACTACATCGACGATACCGGGCGGCAGGCCGCCGAGGCGCTGTTCGCGGTGAACCACTATCACCGCGCCTGGGACGGCGTGCAGAAGTATGACCACTGGCTCGGTGAGGGCTACGTGCGCCTGAACGCCGACCCCGCGAAGCCCGCTCTCGAAGAAGGCATCAGCGCCGTGATGCACCGTCTGGAAGCCGGAGAATTGCGGCCCGAGATCGAGAAGGTGGTCCGCGCCCACCTCGAAACCTGCTTCCGCCTGGGCGCCCGTTACGACCTGCTGAACTGGGAGTCGGACGTGGTGGGCAGCGGCTTTCTCAGCAGCGCGATGAACATTCTGGAGAAGAGCCGCTACACCTCGCACCCGCAGGAGGGCAAGTACGCCGGGGCCTTCGTGATGGACGTGTCCGAGTTCATGCCGGGCCTGGAGGAGCCGAACGTGGTGCTGCTGCGCTCGGACGGCACGGCGATGTACGCCGCCAAGGACATCGGCTACCAGTTCTGGAAGTTCGGCCTCTTCGAGGGCATGAAGTTCAAGCCCTTCATCACGGACCCCGAGGGCCACGTGGTCTGGACCAGCGCCCCGGACGGCGAACCCGATACCCGGCGCCGGTTCGGCCACGCGCAGGAGGTCATCAACGTGATCGACTCGCGCCAGGACCACCCGCAGACGGTGGTGCGTTCCTCGCTGGGCGTGGCGGGCGAACCCGAGAAGCAGGCGCGCAGCATCCACCTCTCCTACGCCTTCGTGACGCTGGAAGGGCAGACCATCTCGGGCCGGAGGGGCATCGCCGTGAGCGCCGACGAGGCGATGGACGAGGCCGAGCGGCGGGCGCTGGCGGTGCTGGCCGAGATCAACCCCGACCTGGCCGCCCGCGAGGACGCCGCCGAGATCGCCCGCCGCATCGGCATCGGCGCGATCCGCTTCGCCATGCTGAAGGCCGAGCCGACCCGCAAGATCGATTTCCGCTGGGAGCAGGCCCTCGCCCTGAACGGCGACACCGCCCCCTACGTGCAGTACGCCGCCGTCCGCGCCGCGAGCATTCTCCGCAAGGCTCAGGAAGCCGGATACGCCATCGACGGCACTGGCGCCGACTGGGACGCCCTGACCGACCTTGACCTGACGCTGGCCAAGATGGTCGCCAAGCTGCCGGAGGTGGTCGCGCAGGCGGTCCGCGTCCACTCGCCCCACGTGGTCGCGCAGTACGCCCTCGACCTCGCCACTGCCTTCAACGCCTGGTTCAATGCCAAGGACAAGGCCGGAAAACCGACCACCAACGTCCTCCAGAGTCCCGCCGGACTGCGCGAGGCCCGCCTCGCCCTGGTGGCCCGCCTGAGGCAGGCCTTCGAGGAAACGCTCGATCTGATTGGGATTCAGGTACCTGCGGCGATGTAA
- a CDS encoding prephenate dehydrogenase, producing MTAAHPGPVTPAPLFEQAAIAGVGLIGGSVALGLRQRFLARRVIGYDASVEVLREAEALGVVDEVRATPGEWLRDCDLVVLAAPMRALAPLARDLAPFVSPTALVTDVGSVKAGIAAELEALGVRNFVPGHPMAGSERGGVTHARAALLENAVWVLTPTDHTPLTALSRVRTLVEQLGAAPVVMPPDAHDQLVATVSHLPYLASLALTHLVARDERLSLLAAGGFRDLTRVASGDPRMSRDMVVENRAALREALARFRRQLERLEADLDQPEELLAAATEGKRTRDSLPVVKRSLLPPKHDLVVAVPDQPNQIGAVTQALGAAGVNIKDIEVLAIREEGGAIRLGLESVEDVRRASEILGSAGFEVRGRG from the coding sequence ATGACCGCAGCCCACCCCGGCCCCGTGACGCCCGCCCCCCTCTTCGAGCAGGCCGCCATCGCGGGCGTCGGGCTGATCGGGGGCAGCGTGGCGCTGGGACTGCGGCAGCGTTTTCTGGCCCGGCGCGTGATCGGGTACGACGCCAGCGTGGAGGTGCTGCGCGAGGCCGAAGCCCTGGGCGTGGTGGACGAGGTGCGGGCCACCCCGGGCGAGTGGCTGCGGGACTGCGATCTGGTGGTGCTGGCCGCGCCGATGCGGGCACTGGCACCGCTGGCCCGCGACCTGGCGCCCTTCGTCTCCCCCACCGCGCTCGTGACGGACGTGGGCAGCGTGAAGGCCGGGATCGCCGCCGAGCTGGAGGCGCTGGGCGTGCGGAACTTCGTCCCGGGGCACCCGATGGCGGGCAGCGAGCGGGGCGGCGTGACGCACGCGCGGGCGGCCCTGCTCGAAAACGCCGTGTGGGTTCTGACGCCCACCGACCACACGCCGCTGACGGCCCTCAGCCGGGTGAGAACGCTGGTCGAGCAGCTCGGCGCGGCCCCGGTGGTGATGCCGCCCGACGCCCACGATCAACTGGTGGCGACGGTCAGCCATCTGCCGTACCTCGCCAGTCTGGCCCTCACGCATCTGGTCGCGCGGGACGAGCGGCTCAGCCTGCTGGCCGCCGGGGGCTTCCGCGACCTGACGCGGGTGGCGAGCGGCGACCCCCGGATGAGCCGCGACATGGTGGTGGAAAACCGCGCCGCGCTGCGCGAGGCCCTGGCCCGCTTCCGCCGTCAACTCGAACGCCTGGAGGCCGACCTGGACCAGCCCGAGGAACTGCTGGCCGCCGCCACCGAGGGCAAGCGCACCCGCGACAGCCTCCCGGTCGTGAAGCGCAGCCTACTGCCCCCGAAGCATGATCTGGTGGTCGCCGTGCCCGACCAGCCCAACCAGATCGGGGCGGTCACGCAGGCGCTCGGCGCGGCGGGCGTGAACATCAAGGACATCGAGGTTCTGGCGATCCGCGAGGAGGGCGGCGCGATCCGGCTGGGGCTGGAGAGCGTGGAGGACGTGCGCCGGGCGAGCGAGATTCTGGGGTCGGCGGGCTTCGAGGTGCGGGGGCGGGGCTGA
- a CDS encoding MBL fold metallo-hydrolase, protein MNGLALTRLGLVNVYLVPEDDGFTLIDAGLPGMAPVILNAARAAGRPIRRLLLTHAHGDHVGSLDDLKAALPDLEVLVGKGEEGNLVHSHVRTAPTRWLSEGERVGHLRAVATPGHAPGHLAFLDERDGTLYAGDTFVNVLGLRVVTELHPLFPMPTLGTSDPAQALESARCLLDLPLAALALGHGPVLSAPRAAMTRAVQRAERALQEPPSPFRLALARRVNRLFSAGGRKGS, encoded by the coding sequence ATGAACGGCCTCGCCCTGACGCGCCTGGGGCTGGTGAATGTGTACCTCGTGCCCGAGGACGACGGCTTCACGCTGATCGACGCGGGTCTGCCCGGCATGGCCCCGGTGATCCTGAACGCGGCCCGCGCGGCGGGAAGGCCCATCCGGCGCCTGCTGCTCACGCACGCCCACGGCGACCATGTGGGCAGCCTGGACGATCTGAAAGCCGCCCTCCCCGACCTGGAAGTGCTGGTCGGGAAGGGCGAGGAGGGAAATCTGGTCCACAGCCACGTGCGGACAGCGCCCACACGCTGGCTTTCGGAAGGGGAACGGGTGGGGCACCTCCGCGCCGTCGCCACGCCGGGGCACGCGCCCGGACACCTGGCCTTTCTGGACGAGCGGGACGGCACGCTCTATGCCGGGGACACCTTCGTGAACGTGCTGGGCCTGCGGGTGGTCACCGAGTTGCATCCCCTGTTCCCGATGCCCACCCTGGGGACCTCCGACCCCGCGCAGGCCCTGGAGAGTGCGCGGTGCCTGCTGGACCTGCCCCTGGCAGCCCTGGCCCTGGGACATGGCCCCGTGCTGAGTGCTCCCCGGGCGGCCATGACCCGCGCGGTCCAGCGGGCCGAGCGCGCCCTGCAAGAGCCGCCCTCCCCCTTCCGGCTGGCGCTGGCCCGGCGCGTCAACCGGCTGTTCAGCGCGGGGGGGCGGAAGGGTTCCTGA
- the dxr gene encoding 1-deoxy-D-xylulose-5-phosphate reductoisomerase, protein MKLTVLGSTGSIGTQALDVARERGWEVGALAAGRKLDLLEAQVREFRPDVVSVAEEVLAEARSRLPGVRVIASPSEVAALPADVVVNAMSGLIGLEPTRTALEAGRAVALATKEAMVTAADLIWQAAARGGGRLVPVDSEHTGVFQCLTGEHLADVAELILTASGGPFRDGPADLSGVTPEQALKHPSWSMGPKITIDSATLMNKGLEVMECASLYGLPLSQVGVVIHPQSVVHAAVRFRDGSLKGQFGPTDMRLAIAYAIDAAPGGMTRPGDVRGARRGPSVAGHLGWPLRGSWEFREPDAARFPCLGLAYRAGEAGGLFPAALNAADEVAVAAFLAGQIGFTDIPRLIERVLDETPRGTLSWDTLAQTEAWARARADELVAAGVRA, encoded by the coding sequence GTGAAGCTGACGGTTCTGGGCAGTACGGGCAGTATCGGGACGCAGGCGCTGGACGTGGCGCGGGAGCGCGGCTGGGAGGTCGGCGCGCTGGCGGCGGGGCGCAAGCTCGACCTGCTGGAAGCGCAGGTGCGGGAGTTCCGCCCGGACGTGGTGAGCGTGGCGGAAGAGGTGCTGGCCGAGGCGCGGTCCCGACTTCCCGGTGTGCGCGTGATAGCCAGCCCTTCGGAAGTCGCGGCCCTCCCGGCGGACGTGGTGGTCAACGCGATGAGCGGATTGATCGGCCTGGAGCCGACGCGGACGGCGCTGGAAGCGGGGCGGGCGGTGGCGCTGGCGACGAAGGAAGCGATGGTCACGGCGGCGGACCTGATCTGGCAGGCGGCGGCGCGCGGCGGGGGCCGCCTGGTCCCGGTGGACTCCGAGCATACCGGCGTGTTCCAGTGCCTCACCGGGGAACACCTGGCGGACGTGGCCGAGCTGATCCTGACAGCGAGCGGCGGGCCCTTTCGGGATGGCCCGGCGGACCTCAGCGGCGTGACCCCAGAGCAGGCCCTCAAGCACCCCTCGTGGAGCATGGGGCCGAAAATCACCATCGATTCGGCCACCTTGATGAACAAGGGGCTGGAGGTGATGGAGTGCGCCAGCCTGTACGGCCTGCCGCTGTCGCAGGTGGGCGTGGTGATTCACCCGCAGAGCGTGGTCCACGCGGCGGTGCGCTTTCGTGACGGCAGCCTGAAGGGGCAGTTCGGCCCGACGGACATGCGCCTGGCAATCGCCTACGCCATCGACGCCGCGCCTGGCGGCATGACCCGCCCCGGCGACGTGCGGGGCGCGCGGCGGGGGCCTTCGGTCGCCGGGCACCTCGGCTGGCCCCTGCGGGGAAGTTGGGAATTCCGCGAGCCGGACGCCGCCCGTTTCCCCTGCCTCGGCCTCGCGTACCGGGCGGGCGAGGCGGGCGGCCTCTTCCCTGCGGCGCTGAACGCGGCGGATGAGGTGGCGGTGGCAGCCTTTCTGGCCGGGCAGATCGGCTTCACGGACATCCCGCGCCTGATCGAGCGGGTGCTGGACGAGACGCCGCGCGGCACGCTGTCCTGGGACACTCTCGCGCAGACGGAAGCGTGGGCCAGGGCGCGGGCAGACGAACTCGTGGCGGCGGGGGTGCGGGCATGA